Sequence from the Rhizobium sp. TH2 genome:
CTTGATCTCGAGGCCGGCGCGGATGCCGAGTTCGGCCAGGCCGACCACGTTGTAGGTGCGGCCCAGGAAGCGGATGCGATCGGCCGTGGTAAGGCCGCTGAAGTAGCGGGTGCGAAAGGTGATGCCATCGGTCTGGGCTTCACCGTAGCCGGTGCCGGCCTCATCGGTGACGTGCTGCATCACTTCGGCGCGGACGG
This genomic interval carries:
- a CDS encoding head-tail adaptor protein, whose protein sequence is MNAGKLNRVIFIDREATTLNAAGYPVATWSLIGTVRAEVMQHVTDEAGTGYGEAQTDGITFRTRYFSGLTTADRIRFLGRTYNVVGLAELGIRAGLEIKATLTE